From Variovorax sp. PMC12, the proteins below share one genomic window:
- a CDS encoding transporter substrate-binding domain-containing protein, giving the protein MADKDPIRVGILYSETGVTSTIGLSQLQGALLGIEEINAAGGVDGREIVAVRYDPQSNPARYAQLAEKLIVQDRVNVIFGCYMSSSRKAVIPVIEKWNKLLFYPTLYEGFEYSGNVIYTGAAPNQNSVQLAEFMTTNFGARVYLIGSDYIYPYESNRIMGELVMQRPGSEKLGERYVALDAGERDYRAIMDDIRDKRPDFIFSTVVGDSTASLYRAYAEAGFDPKTMPIASLTTSEAEISQMGHGVATGHFTAAPYFQSIDSAANRRCLAMLRARFGDGCVPNLCWEASYFQMHIFANAYRQAGSDGIAEILPYILGSEFDAPQGLVKIDPANHHTCLYPRIGRVDAHGQFTIVRQATRAVYPDPYLVTHSLGDWTAKLDTLEI; this is encoded by the coding sequence GTGGCTGACAAGGACCCCATACGCGTCGGCATCCTCTATTCGGAAACCGGCGTCACATCGACCATCGGACTCTCGCAGCTGCAGGGCGCGTTGCTCGGCATCGAGGAGATCAACGCGGCAGGCGGCGTGGACGGCCGCGAGATCGTGGCGGTGCGCTACGACCCGCAGTCCAACCCCGCGCGCTACGCCCAGCTTGCGGAAAAGCTGATCGTGCAGGACCGCGTGAACGTGATCTTCGGCTGCTACATGTCGAGCAGCCGCAAGGCGGTGATACCGGTCATAGAGAAGTGGAACAAGCTGCTGTTCTACCCCACGCTGTACGAGGGCTTCGAGTACTCGGGCAACGTGATCTACACCGGCGCGGCGCCCAACCAGAACAGCGTGCAGCTGGCGGAGTTCATGACCACGAACTTCGGCGCGCGGGTGTACCTGATCGGCTCCGACTACATCTACCCCTACGAGTCGAACCGCATCATGGGCGAGCTGGTGATGCAGCGCCCCGGCAGCGAGAAGCTGGGCGAGCGCTACGTGGCGCTGGACGCCGGCGAGCGAGACTACCGGGCCATCATGGACGACATCCGCGACAAGCGGCCCGACTTCATCTTCTCGACGGTGGTGGGCGACTCCACCGCGAGCCTGTACCGCGCGTATGCCGAGGCGGGCTTCGACCCGAAGACGATGCCGATCGCCAGCCTCACGACTTCGGAGGCGGAGATCTCTCAGATGGGCCACGGCGTGGCGACGGGGCATTTCACGGCGGCGCCGTATTTCCAGTCGATCGACTCGGCCGCGAACCGGCGCTGCCTGGCGATGCTGCGCGCGCGCTTCGGCGACGGCTGCGTGCCCAACCTGTGCTGGGAGGCTTCGTATTTCCAGATGCACATTTTTGCGAACGCCTACCGGCAGGCGGGGAGCGACGGCATCGCGGAGATTCTTCCGTACATCCTGGGCAGCGAGTTCGATGCGCCGCAGGGGCTGGTGAAGATCGACCCGGCCAACCATCACACATGCCTGTACCCACGCATCGGGCGGGTCGACGCGCACGGGCAGTTCACCATCGTGCGGCAGGCGACGCGGGCGGTGTACCCGGATCCTTATCTGGTCACCCACTCGCTGGGCGACTGGACGGCCAAGCTGGATACGCTGGAGATCTAG